In a single window of the Streptomyces sp. NBC_00285 genome:
- a CDS encoding TetR/AcrR family transcriptional regulator, whose protein sequence is MPSTGRPRSFDTDEALEVAMRVFWAEGYEGASLATLTEAMGINRRSIYAAFGNKEELFRKAVDRYVQGPGAFVGPALELPTARQVAEAMLHGAVDAHTAPGCPRGCLLVQSALAAGPESEPVRRDLAERREAGVAALRKRFEQAQAEGDLPLTAAPETLARYVNAVGQGLAVQAAGGAGREDMHRVADHALSTWPST, encoded by the coding sequence ATGCCCAGCACGGGACGGCCCCGCTCGTTCGACACCGACGAGGCGCTGGAGGTGGCGATGCGGGTGTTCTGGGCCGAGGGCTACGAGGGTGCCTCGCTCGCCACGCTGACCGAGGCCATGGGGATCAACCGGCGCAGCATCTACGCGGCCTTCGGCAACAAGGAGGAGCTGTTCCGCAAGGCCGTCGACCGCTATGTGCAGGGACCGGGAGCCTTCGTGGGTCCGGCTCTTGAGCTGCCCACCGCCCGGCAGGTGGCCGAGGCGATGCTGCACGGAGCCGTGGACGCCCACACCGCGCCCGGCTGCCCGCGCGGCTGCCTGCTGGTGCAGTCCGCGCTGGCCGCCGGCCCGGAGAGCGAACCGGTCCGCCGCGATCTGGCCGAACGCCGGGAGGCCGGAGTGGCCGCCCTGCGGAAACGGTTCGAGCAAGCCCAGGCCGAGGGCGACCTGCCACTCACCGCCGCCCCGGAAACCCTCGCCCGCTATGTGAACGCCGTCGGGCAGGGCCTCGCCGTGCAGGCCGCCGGCGGTGCCGGCCGAGAAGACATGCACCGCGTCGCCGACCATGCACTCAGCACCTGGCCGAGCACCTGA
- a CDS encoding 3-oxoacyl-ACP reductase family protein, with protein MSPQPAPGTTRSGVRPLDGKTALVTGGSRGIGAAIVRRLTANGAQVAFTYASAKDQADAVAEATGALAIQSDNADHEAVRAAVSRTTKHFGGLDILVNNAGISHAAPIEDFPLEEFDRLIAVNVRGVFSAVQAATPHLGQGGRIITIGSVIVDRVPFPGATVYALTKAAVAGLTRGLARELGPRGITVNNVQPGPTTTDMTPASGPYAESLKQLMPLDHFAEPADIAGAVAYLAGPEAHFITGTNWNVDGGIAV; from the coding sequence ATGAGCCCCCAGCCCGCCCCAGGCACCACGCGGTCCGGCGTACGGCCCCTCGACGGCAAGACCGCCCTGGTCACCGGCGGGTCCCGGGGCATCGGTGCCGCGATCGTGCGCCGTCTGACTGCCAACGGCGCCCAGGTCGCCTTCACCTACGCCAGCGCCAAGGACCAGGCCGACGCCGTGGCCGAGGCGACCGGCGCCCTCGCCATTCAGTCGGACAACGCGGACCACGAAGCCGTCCGGGCCGCGGTCAGCCGCACCACCAAGCATTTCGGCGGGCTGGACATCCTCGTCAACAACGCCGGCATCTCCCATGCCGCGCCGATCGAGGACTTCCCGCTGGAGGAGTTCGACCGGCTGATCGCGGTCAACGTCCGGGGTGTGTTCAGTGCGGTGCAGGCCGCCACTCCCCACCTCGGCCAGGGCGGTCGCATCATCACCATCGGCAGCGTCATCGTCGACCGCGTCCCCTTCCCCGGCGCAACCGTCTACGCGCTGACCAAGGCCGCTGTCGCCGGTCTCACACGGGGACTGGCCCGCGAACTCGGTCCGCGCGGCATCACCGTCAACAACGTGCAACCCGGCCCCACCACCACGGACATGACCCCTGCCTCCGGCCCGTACGCGGAATCCCTGAAGCAGCTCATGCCGCTCGACCACTTCGCCGAGCCCGCCGACATCGCCGGCGCCGTCGCCTATCTCGCCGGTCCCGAGGCCCACTTCATCACCGGCACCAACTGGAACGTCGACGGCGGCATCGCTGTCTGA